One segment of Rosa chinensis cultivar Old Blush chromosome 6, RchiOBHm-V2, whole genome shotgun sequence DNA contains the following:
- the LOC112172082 gene encoding transcription factor MYB123, which translates to MGRSPCCSKEGLNRGAWTALEDKVLTSYIKAHGEGKWRNLPKRAGLKRCGKSCRLRWLNYLRPDIKRGNISGDEEELIIRLHNLLGNRWSLIAGRLPGRTDNEIKNYWNTTLVKKAKPESHSGSSKETSPAPTKFRPRTPSATATQPQVIRTKATRLTRMLVPSLPLLIDDYSTTTSPLDLRVPQTQSVSSLPEDAANTEVHIQGTDAMNFGCNGFQAAAGEDEDAMGGYDIPLDDGMLNDWTGNDNCDLEKYGASLDLDSLAFLLDSDDWLGQENSI; encoded by the exons ATGGGGAGGAGTCCATGCTGCTCCAAGGAAGGACTTAACAGAGGAGCTTGGACTGCCTTGGAAGATAAAGTACTAACGTCTTACATCAAAGCCCATGGAGAAGGCAAATGGAGAAACCTCCCAAAGAGAGCTG GTTTGAAGAGATGTGGTAAGAGCTGTAGACTGAGATGGTTAAACTATCTGAGGCCAGACATAAAGAGAGGTAATATATCCGGGGATGAAGAAGAACTCATTATCAGACTCCATAATCTTCTTGGCAACAG ATGGTCTCTAATAGCTGGAAGGCTACCGGGGCGAACAGACAATGAAATCAAAAATTACTGGAACACCACTCTGGTGAAGAAAGCTAAACCCGAATCGCATTCGGGATCATCCAAGGAAACATCTCCCGCTCCGACCAAATTCAGGCCCAGAACGCCATCAGCCACAGCCACTCAACCTCAAGTAATAAGAACCAAGGCCACTAGGTTAACCAGAATGCTAGTCCCATCACTCCCACTTCTAATCGATGATTACTCAACAACCACAAGCCCATTAGATCTTCGAGTTCCTCAAACCCAGTCGGTAAGTTCACTTCCTGAAGACGCAGCAAATACAGAAGTACACATTCAGGGGACAGATGCAATGAACTTTGGCTGCAATGGATTTCAAGCAGCTGCTGGTGAGGATGAAGATGCTATGGGAGGCTACGATATTCCATTAGATGATGGAATGCTCAATGATTGGACAGGAAATGATAACTGTGATCTTGAGAAATATGGTGCTTCATTGGATTTAGATTCCTTGGCATTTTTGCTGGACTCTGATGACTGGCTGGGCCAAGAAAATAGTATCTAA